The genomic DNA CAAAAAATGATTGATGTTTACCCTGATCCTCGTTTTGATTCGTTTCGATCCATGTTGTTATTCACTAATCCTTTGGACGTGAAACGAGTGGTCGAAGGCGGTGTACAACTAACTTCTGTGAATATTGGCGGAATGAGTTTCAGTACAGGCAAGCGAATGATTACGAATGCAGTCGCAGTGGATGCCAACGATTTAAAAGCATTTCTGTTTTTAAATGAACAAGGTATTGAATTGGAAATTCGAAAAGTCGCAGCAGACAGCCAAGTGAATTTGATGGATTTACTGAAAAAAGAGCGTAGCAAAGAAAATAACGCCAGCTGACGTTAATTTTTACAGACGAAAGACATTGAAAGGATGTGGTGGCCTAGGACCAACATCATTGCTTCATGAACTGTATTGATAAAGGCAAGTGCTGATGTTGAAAAAAATCAAGAACTATTGAAATTTTTTCATTTATTTTTGTCAGAATCTGATTTATCTGATTTTTTTCAAAAAGTGAAAGCGTTTAGCAGTACAACCATGAAAAAAAACATCAATTATACAGGAGGTATAAAAATGGTAGGAATTATCCTAGCAAGTCACGGTGAATTTGCTGAAGGGATCTTGCAATCTGGTGCAATGATCTTTGGCGAACAAGAAAATGTAAAAGCAGTTACGTTAATGCCTAGCGAAGGTCCCGATGATGTAAAAGCAAAAATGCAAGAAGCCATTGCATCGTTTGACAATCAAGACGAAGTACTATTTTTAGTTGACCTATGGGGAGGAACACCATTTAACCAAGCGAACTCATTGTTAGAAGATCATAAAGACAAATGGGCAATCGTTGCAGGTATGAATTTACCAATGGTTATTGAAGCATATGCTTCTCGTTTCTCTATGGAATCAGCACAAGAAATTGCGACACACATTCTTGAAACAGCAAAAGATGGTGTCAAAGTTAAACCAGAAGAGTTACAACCAGCAGAAGCACCAAAAGCTGCTGCGACAGAAGATGCACAGCCAAAAGGTTCGTTACCACCAGGTACAGTTGTTGGCGATGGCAAAATTAAATTTGTGCTAGCACGTATTGATTCACGTTTGTTACATGGTCAAGTAGCAACAGCTTGGACAAAAGCAACACAACCAAACAGAATTATTGTTGTTTCTGATGCCGTTGCAAAAGATGACTTACGTAAGAAATTAATCGAACAAGCAGCTCCTCCAGGAGTAAAAGCCAATGTTATTCCAATCAGTAAAATGATTGAAGTAGCGAAAGATCCACGTTTTGGCAATACAAAAGCATTATTATTATTTGAAAATCCTGAAGACGTCTTAAAAGTGGTTGAAGGCGGCGTAGAAATCCCAGAAGTAAACGTTGGTTCAATGGCTCACTCTGTTGGAAAAGTCGTTGTAAGCAAAGTATTATCAATGGGTCAAGAAGACGTTGATACGTTTGATGAATTAAAAGCCAAAGGCATCAAATTTGATGTGCGTAAAGTGCCAAATGATTCAAAAGCGAATATGGACGAAATTTTGAAAAAAGCAAAAAATGAGTTAGCAAACGCGTAACTCGCCAAATACAAATCAAAATAGGAGGCTTATCATGTCTGTTATATCAATTATTTTAGTTTTACTCGTTGCCTTTCTAGCTGGTATGGAAGGGATTTTGGATGAGTTCCAATTCCACCAACCGTTAGTAGCATGTACATTAATCGGATTAGTTACTGGTAATTTAGAAGCCGGAATTGTTTTAGGTGGTACTTTACAAATGATCGCGTTAGGTTGGGCGAACATCGGGGCTGCCGTTGCACCGGATGCCGCTTTAGCATCTGTTGCCTCAGCAATTATTTTAGTTTTAGGTGGCCAAGGTGTTAAAGGTGTTCCTTCAGCGATTGCCATCGCAGTTCCTTTAGCGGTTGCAGGTTTGTTCTTAACAATGATCGTTCGGACAGTTGCGGTTCCAATCGTTCACATGATGGATGCGGCTGCTGAAAAAGGCAACATTAAACAAGTTGAAATGTTACACATTTTCGCTGTATGTTTACAAGGTATTCGTATTGCGATTCCAGCAGGTGCGTTACTATTCATTCCTGCTGACACTGTTCGTAATTTCTTAGAATCAATGCCAGCTTGGTTAACTGATGGTATGGCTATCGGTGGTGGTATGGTCGTTGCCGTAGGTTATGCATTAGTAATCAACATGATGGCAACAAAAGAAGTATGGCCATTCTTCATTATCGGTTTCGTAGTCGCAGCGATTTCTCAATTAACATTAATCGCATTAGGTGCTTTAGGTGTCGCTTTAGCTCTTATTTACTTGAACTTATCTAAAATGGGCGGTTCTTCTAACTCAAATGGCGGAGGCAACTCTGGCGACCCATTAGGCGATATTTTAAACGACTACTAATTCTGAAGGAGGAGCAAAGAAAATGGCAGAAAAAATTCAATTAACTAAAAAAGATCGTTTAGCTGTAGCTTGGCGTTCAACATTTATCCAAGGTTCTTGGAACTATGAACGTATGCAAAACGGCGGCTGGGCATTCTCAATGATTCCAGCAATCAAAAAATTATATAAAACGAAAGAAGAACGTTCAGCGGCGTTAAAACGTCACTTAGAGTTCTTTAATACACACCCATACATTGCCTCACCAATTCTTGGTGTAACATTAGCTTTGGAAGAAGAACGTGCCAATGGCGCACCAGTTGATGACGTAGCGATTCAAGGGGTTAAAGTTGGGATGATGGGTCCTTTAGCCGGTGTCGGTGACCCAGTTTTCTGGTTTACTGTTCGTCCAATGTTAGGCGCTTTAGGTGCTTCCTTAGCAATGGGTGGTAACATCTTAGGCCCAATCTTATTCTTCGTTGCTTGGAACTTAATTCGTTGGTCATTCATGTGGTATACACAAGAGTTTGGTTACAAAGCAGGTTCTAAAATTACTGATGACCTTTCAGGTGGTTTACTACAAGATATTACAAAAGGTGCTTCTATTTTAGGGATGTTCGTACTGGCCGCATTGGTTCAACGTTGGGTATCGATTAAGTTCTTACCAATTGTTTCACAAGTTAAGTTAGACAAAGGTGCTTATATCGAGTGGGATAAACTTCCTGCTGGCGGTGAAGGAATGCATAAAGCCTTTGAACAAGTGAACCAAGGCTTGGCGCTTTCACCAACGAAAGTTACTACTTTACAAGATAACTTAGATCAATTGATTCCAGGTCTAGCACCATTACTACTTACATTCTTATGTATGTGGTTATTGAAGAAAAAAGTTAGCCCAATCGTTATCATTCTTGGTTTATTCGTAGTCGGCGTAGTCGGCCACTTAATCGGCTTATTATAAGAATGACGAGGTAAGTTTATTACTTCTAATCAAAAAAAGCGGAAGAGAAGTCGAGAAACTTTTCTTCCGCTTTTTTAAACAAAGATGTAATTTTGTTTGTTTCGATCAGGAAAGAAACGTATAATAAAGAGGAATTAGTCGAATGAAATGGAGCAGATAACATGGTACAATCATTAAACACAAAAGTTGATTTAGTTATAGATGCGACGGCATTTACAGGATTAACAGATTATGGACAAATTATGATAGGTGACCGCGGGTTTGAATTTTACCATGCCAAAGATCCACGTAAGTTTATCCAAATTCCGTGGGAAGAAGTCGATTACGTGTTGGCTTCAGTAATGTTCAAAGGAAAATGGATTCCTCGTTATGCGATTCAAACCAAGAAAAATGGGACGTATACGTTTGCTTCAAAAGAGCCGAAGCGAGTATTACGAGCTATTCGTGAATATGTTGACCCAGATCATATGGTCCAATCTTTGAGTTTCTTTGATGTCATAAAAAGAGGGATTCTCTCGATTGGGAAAAAGAAAAAATAATTTATAACTGTTACTTTTTTATAAACTAGATGAAAAAGTAGCGGTTTTTTTGTGGGAAAACGAGGGACTTATTTATACAAAAAAGGCACAATTTTGCACCAAAAAAGAGACAATCAAGTGATACGTTGTTTTTAATGGAGTTATCATTGAAATGGTTTTCAGAAAGCACGATGAAAATATTTGACACCTTGTAAAATAGTAGTAACATAATAAGTGTAATAAATTATTTTATAGAGGAGTGAGTGTCATGGAACAACGACAACATCATGGAATGGACTGGGGTTCATTAGTATTAGGAATTCTATTTGTTCTGACTGCATTAATTTCTTTCCAAAATCCTGCCGGTAATTTAATTGCCATTGTGATGGTTTTTGCGATTTTTGCTATTATTAAAGGGATTTTCGAAATTTTTGTACGTAATCGTATGAAAGAATTGCTAGGCTACAAAGCTTATGCACCAATCATCTTAGGGATTATTGATATCCTAATTGGTGTTTACTTATTGTTTAACTTAAATATTGGTGTCGCTGTGTTACCATTTGTTTTTGCAATTTGGTTTTTATTCGACTCAATTTTCGGCTTATTTACTTTAGATTTTGCTAAACGAGTAAGCACAGGTTACTTCTGGTTCACATTAATTGTTGATGTTTTAGGGATTATCTTAGGTGTAATGTTATTATTTAATCCATTGTCTTCAGCATTAACTTTAAGCTTCTTAGTTGGCTTTTACTTTATGATGTTTGGTATTAGCAATATTGTATATGCTTTTAGATAAAAGAAGTAAAAAAACAGGTTTTCCGAAAAGGAAAACCTGTTTTTTTTTTAATAACGACGGTGGCAGTTGCCATTATTTCCCGAAATTGTTCGAACAAGCCACACGATAATCGCTACGGGAACTAAAATTTTTACTGCTAGCCACAATAAGCTTCCCACGATACCGACAACGGCACTAAAGAGTGAACCGACAACTAAAAATAAAAGGACCACTAAAAGAATATTTATAAACATTGGTCGTTGATTATTCATACGTACTACCTCCAAATTTTTCCTGTTTTCTATATACAGAGTATAGCAAGAAAGCGCAACAAACACCTCCATCGGAAGGCTGATTTTTTTCTCTGGCGAATGATGGAGCCGCTGTTGGTTATTTTGGACTTTCTTATTGAAATAATCAGAATATTCTGGTGTATAATTATAAAAAAGGATTTAAAGTGAGGGATTGGATGTCGACTGAGGGATTAATCGCTTTGTTAGAAAAGAAACGAAATCATTTAAGTAAAATTGAAAATCAAGTACTGGATTATATTTTGACGCATATGACGGAAATTAGTTCACAAACCATTTATGAGGTGGCGCAGGCGTTGTTTGTCTCAACAGCCACTATTTCTCGGACAGCAAAACACTTAGGTTATCGAGGCTTCCAAGAATTAAAATACGCAATCGTCCAATCGGTGCAGAGCGAGAGCACAGAAAGCGATAGTCGTAGTTTTCAAGCTATTACGCAACAGTTGATTGCCAATGTGCAAGATAGTTTTCAACAAATGGATGAAGCCAAAGTCGCGGAAATGCTTAAAATGATTGAGCGTGCGAATACGATTGAAGTGTTCGGTGTTGGTGGCAGTTTTCCTATTTGTACTGATTTTGCACGAAAGCTAACATTTTTAGGAAAAAAAGCCTATGCACGATCTGATTGGGATGAACAAGCGGCAGCAGTTAAGAATCTGGACGGACAGGATTTAGCCATTTTTGTCAGTTATACAGGAGAAACTAAAGGGATTTTAGCGTATGCACGTGTAGCGCAGGAACAGCAAGTGCCGATGATTAGTTTGATTTCGACTAAAGGAAGCACCTTGGAAAAATTGTCGACGACGACGTTATTTGCCAAAGGGACGACACGTTATCATCAGCGCGTAGATTTAAGTTCAAGAATTGCTGTCATTTGTTTGTTCGATACGGTTTTATTAATGTATGCAGAGGCAAAGCAGCCGCGGTAATTTTATGCAACACCATACTAAATGATGTAAGGGGATACAGAAAGAGTGTAGCCTCTTTTTTCTTTGTTTTGGGCTAGTTATAATGAGGGCAATGAATGTAAACGCAATCATTTTTAGCTTTGTAAAGAATGAATGGAGGAGTTAAGAAATGGCAGTAAAGAAAAAGAAAGCGACTTTCTGGGAGTTTTTCCAAGGATTAGGCAAAACGTTTATGTTGCCAGTGGCTTTATTAGCTTTTATGGGGATTTTGTTGGGATTAGGAAGTTCTTTTTCCAGTGAATCAATGATTGAAACGGTCCCGTTTTTAGGAAAGCCCGCAGTGAAAATTATTTTCCAATTTATGTCGACAATTGGTGGTTTTGCGTTTGCCTATTTACCTGTCATGTTTGCAATGGCCATTCCGTTGGGGTTAGTTCGGAAAGAAAAAGGAATTGCTGCGTTTTCAGGTTTCGTAGGCTATACGGTGATGAATTTAGCGATTAATTTCTATTTAGTGCAGACGAATCGCCTCGTGGATCCTGAGCAGTTGCGGGAAGCCGGCCAAGGAATGGTTTTTGGGATTCAAACGGTTGAAATGGGCGTTCTTGGTGGAATTATCGCTGGGCTTATTGTCTATAAGTTGCATAATCGATTTTATACGGTGCAACTACCAGATAGTTTTGCCTTTTTTTCTGGCGCACGGTTTGTACCAATTATTACTTCATTAGTGATGGCCTTCGTGGGCTTAGTAATTCCGTTAGTTTGGCCACTTTTCGCGCTAATGATTATGGCGATTGGCCAACTTATCCAACGTTCTGGTATTTTTGGGCCTTTTCTGTTTGGTTCAGGGGAACGTCTACTGTTACCGTTTGGGTTGCATCATATTTTGGTTTCCATGATTCGTTTTACTGAAGCAGGGGGTTCAGCGGTGGTGGCTGGCAAAGAAGTGTTTGGTGCGTTAAATATTTTCTATGCAGAATTGCAAAATAATTTACCGATTTCACCAAGCGCAACAGCTTTCTTGTCATAAGGGAAAATGCCGACCTTTATTTTTGGCTTACCAGCGGCGGCACTTGCGATGTATCATACTGCAGCTCCGGCGAATCGACATAAGATTAAAGGCTTACTCCTTTCGGGTGTAATTGCTACGGCTATCACTGGCATTACAGAACCAATTGAATTTTTATTCTTATTTATTAGTCCATTATTATGGCTGTTTCATGTCATTATGACTGGTCTAGGTTTCATGGTAATGGCTTTATTAGGTGTTGTGATTGGGAACACTGATGGCGGGCTACTGGACTTTGTTATTTTTGGCTTGTTACAAGGAACTTATACAAAATGGTGGTGGGTTCTCATTGTCGGCGCTATCTGGTTTGTTGTTTATTATTTCGTCTTTAAAACAGTCATTGTAACCTTTGATTTAAAAACACCTGGACGAGACAAGGTCTTAGATGAGACTGAATATACCGATCAAGAAGTTCAATATAAGAAAACGGGTGGCTATGATGCGCCTGGGATTTTAGCGGCTTTGGGTGGGCAAGAGAATATTCAAGCTATTGATAATTGCATTACGCGTTTACGTTTAGTGTTAGCAGATGCTAATAAAGTAGATGATGACAAATTAAAGCAATTAGGGGCTTTAGGCGTTGTACATTTAGATGCGCAGAATGTACAAGTGATTATCGGAACCAAAGTGACAACGGTCCGTAATCAATTAGAGATGATTTTAGGTTAGAAAAAAGACAGAAGGTGAAGAGTGTGTCGTTTGATAAAGCAATTGATCGACGAGGAACGTATTGTACACAGTGGGATTTTGTAGAAGACCGATTTGGGGAAGCGGACTTGCTTCCCTTCACTATTTCCGATACGGATTTTGCTGTGCCAGAGGCAGTTCTGGCAACATTACAAGAGCGTTTGAACCATCCAGTATTTGGCTATACGAGGTGGAACCATCCGCAATTAAAAGAAGCAATTCAAACGTGGTACCAGACAAGATTCCAGACGAAGATTGAAGAACACTGGATTATGTATACCCAGACCGTTATCTATGGTATTTCTGCTTTGATTCAATTATTGACTAACGAAGGGGAGGGCATTATTTTACAAACACCTGCCTATGATGCATTTTTTAAAGTTATTCAGGAAAATAAGCGGCAAGTAGTGGCGAATGAACTGCTTTATCAAGAGAAGCGCTACAGCATTGATTTTATTGATTTAGAAAAAAAACTAGCGCAACCAGAAAATCGCTGTTTGCTTTTATGTTCCCCGCATAATCCAACAGGACGTGTTTGGGAGCAATGGGAATTAGAGCGAATAGTTTCATTGTGCCAACAGTATGATGTGTTTTTACTTTCTGATGAAATTCATATGGATATCGTTAATAAAGGCCATGTTCATCGACCAATTACGCAATTTGATTATAAAAAATCTGCCATTATTACCAGTGGCACGAAAACCTTTAATTTTCCAGGGCTGATTTTTGCTTACGCCTTAATTCCAGATAACGAATTGCGTGACGCTTTTCAGCTCAAATTAAAAAACGCCGATGGTTTATCATCAACAAGTATTTTGGGAATGCTAGCAACCATGACGGCCTATCAAAAATGTGGTACTTGGGTTGACGAGTTGAATGATTATTTAGCGGAGAACCAACGTTACGTGAAAGATTTTTTACAGACATATTTGCCAAAAATTAAAGTGACGGAGCTGGAGGCAACTTACTTAATGTGGTTGGATGTATCAGCGGCAGTTCCAGATGTGGCCCGCTTACAAGAGGCTTTAGTTTCTGTGGGGAAAGTCGCCATTATGGACGGCTCGATTTATGGCGGTAATGGACAACGATTTTTACGGTTAAATATTGGCTGTTCGCAAACAAAACTACACGAAGGACTTGAAAGGATGCGTCAAGGTTTTGAAGCTGTTTTACAAAAGGATGGCACAGCATCAGCGCTTGGGAATAATTGAGAAAAGATAGCATTCCGAAAATGGTTGCAGTACAATGGAAAAATAGAAACAAATAAAATAACAAAAAGTAACAACTTGTCATTTACTGGGGGAAAAGAAATGAAAACAATTAAAACAAAGCAAGCACCACAAGCAATTGGGCCATATTCACAAGCAAAAATTGTGAATGGTTTATTGATTACTTCTGGTCAGATTCCACTGGATCCTGAAACAGGCAAGGTGGTTGGTACAACGATTAAAGAACAAACCAATCAAGTACTGAAAAATATTCAAGGGATTTTAACAGAAGCTGGTAGTGATTTTGCTCATGTAGTCAAAACGACATGCTATTTACAAAATATGGCAGATTTCACGGCATTCAATGAAGTCTATGCTGAGTATTTTAGTGCGGAATATCCTGCACGCACAACGATTGAAATCTCTAAATTACCGATGGATGTGTTGGTGGAGATTGAGATTATCGCAGAAGTAGTGGCGTAAAAAGAATAAAACAATGGTTCCATTAAGGTATAGTCACTTAGGGAACCATTGTTTTTTTTGTGGTTGCTTTTTTGCCGAAAGTAAGGAAAGATTTTGGTATATCGAAAACAACGTTTATTCGCTATAGTAAAAATACAAGTAAGCGCTAACTTGTGGAGGAATGACAAATGTTAACATTTAATGAACAAAGACTATTAGAACAATTGTTGAAGGAAGAGGAGTTTCAAACATTTGATGCACTAGCTAGTCACTTAGGCCTATCAGTTCGAACGGTTCGTAATTTATTGAATAAATTAGAACCGACTTTTCAGCAGAATCACCTTCGGCTGTCTAAAAAGTATGGGGTTGGTATTAAATTAATTTCAGAAAAACAGTCATTTAGAGAAATATCAGAAAATATTCATACATCCATTGTCGTACGTCGTGAAGTTTTGAAGTTAATGTTGTTATTTTATTATCGAAAAAAAGTTTCAATTAATCAATTAAGCCAAGTGTTTTTCCTAACAAAAAGTTCAGTATTAGCTGATTTAAAAATTGTTGAGAAGGAACTGGCTGTCTATAATTTGAAAATTGTAAGGAGTCATCAAGGGACTGAATTATTGGGACATCGAAAAGATATAAAATCAGCAATTATTGATTCGGTGCACTTAGTTGGTACGGCATTTATTTTTGAAAACCGTGCCTATCTGTCGAAAAATCAATTTTATTGCCAAAAAATTTTAGTGAGTGAGTTTAAGAATGTTATATTATCAGGAATTCGTTTAATATCGATAAAATATTCCTATTCTTTTAATGAGGATTTTATACAAACTTTAGTCATCCAATTAATGGTAGACATTTTATTATTTGGTAAACAGATGAATGAAAAACAATCAAAAGATGGTTCTGATCCGGCGACAGACTTTCAATTGTATCTAGAACAGACATTAGGATTTACTTTTTCTAATCAATATAATCCAAATCGAATTGGCGAATATCTAGCTGCGTGTGAATATAGAAAACCACAAAAATCATCGCCGTTACATGAAATTGCCAAGCAAGTGCTGACTAGTTATCAAGATTTACAACAGGTTAGAATGGATACTTCAAATTTAATCGATAAAATTGCAGATAACATTGGACAAATTAAACAACGAAACCACTATAGAATGAGTGTTTTTCATCCGTTATTGAATGATTTACAACTGAATTTTGGTAAAGAATTTATTGCTTTGCGGTTTTGCTTTTTAGCAATTGAAAAAAGAGTCGGTTATGTAAGTGATGATGAGCTATGTTTTCTGCTAGTTACTATTTTAAATACACCACAAAGGTATAAGCCTCAGTTAACTGCTCGTCTAGCTAGTAATGGAAGTTCGGAATATCGCCAGTTTATCAAAAGAGAACTACAACGAAATTTGTCAGATGTTCAGGTATTTTTAAATGAGGAAGTGAGTATAGCAGATTGGCAGTTTATTTTTTCAAAAAATAAGCAATTAAAAAAATTAGCAGACGATAATATAAAGTTTGATGTATTCAATAAAAGCCATTTAGCAATTGTTAAAAATGAAACCGCTTTATATAAACGATTTAAAGTAGAACGAGGTTGTAGTATACCATCTATTTTTGAAACAATTTCTATGTCCAATAAATTAAGTAAGGCAAAGGTCGTTGAGAAAATCACAGAACGACTGATTGAAGAAGAAGTTACTGACTTTGCTACCATTGAAGATGCTTTTAACAGAGACCAGCATCAACCTCTTATATGGCGAAAAATGGAATGTGCGATTTTATTTATGATAGATCCAAGACAATTACAGTCACAAATACGAGAATTCAGCTGGTCTGCATTAATCAATTGGTGTGAGAACAATCAAAATAATCAGGTGCGAAAAGTAGTTATTATTGTTGCTGGAAAAATAGAAGAAATTGATTTTTACGAAATTTTTAGAAGATTTGTGTCAAATGGATAAGGAAAATAGTTGGTTGGCGTTTTGTTTGAAAGAAGGAATAAGGGAGGTACAAAATGGAAAAAATCGTTCAATTTGTAAATGAAAAAATATCACCACCACTCATGAAAGTTGGAGAGAATCGTTATATGATAGCTGTTAAAAACGGCATGATTTTAACTGTTCCTTTTACTATTATTGGTTCAATTTTTATGATTTTAGCCCAGTTTCCGCTGACAAGTTATCAGAATTTTATTGAACCTTACAAGAATGTATTAATGGTGCCAACTTCTGTAACTTTTGGGATTATTGGTTTAATAGCAGTAGTTGGGATTAGTTATAGTTTATCTCAGTTTTACAAAATTGATACTATTCGGAATGTTTTAATGTCGTTAGTTTGTTATTTATTAGTACAATCTTCCATGGGAGAAGATGGGTCATATAGCATTAACACTGGAAATTTTGGTACTTTAGGTGTTTTTTCAGCAATTATTATTTCGTTTGTAGTTGTTGAAATTTATCGATTTTGTATGAACAAACAGTTAGCTATTAAAATGCCGAGTAGTGTACCTCCAGCAATAGCTAAATCTTTTAACATTTTAATTCCGTTACTAATTTCATTAACAGTATTTTGGGTTATTCGTGTGCTGTTAGGCTTTGATATCAACGCAAGTTTGAATATGCTCTTTAGCCCTCTAGTTCAAGGTTTAAGCACTCTTCCCGGAATTCTTGTTTTTATGCTTTTACGGTCGCTACTATGGTGTGTAGGGATTCATGGAGGGGCTGTGTTATCTGTTGCAGATCCAATTTTTTTAACTATGTTAGGTGCAAATACGGATGCCTTAGCTGCTGGTGAGCCATTACCGTATATTACCGCTGCGGGTTTTGTTAACTTTATTTTTATTGGTGGCGGTGGCGCAACGCTTATGCTAGTTATTTTTATGATTTTTTCAAAGGATCAAGGATTGCGTACTTTGGGAAAGCTTTCTCTGCCAGCAAGTATTTTTGAAATCAATGAACCAATTGTTTTTGGCGTACCAATGGTATTAAATCCTGTCTTGATGATTCCTTACACACTTTGTAATACATTGCTTGCTTTAATTGCATATCTGTTAATGTATTTTGATGTGATTGGACGGCCAGTTGTCGCTGTTCCATGGACTACACCACCAATTCTTATGCAATATTTAACTTCGGGTGGAGATTGGCGTGCAGCAGTGTATGGTGTATTTGCTTTGTTAGTAAGCGGGGCAATTTATTACCCATTTTTCAAAATGCTAGAGAAACAGCGGTTAGATATCACCATACAAGAAACAGCAGAAAATGAAGAGAATTTGGAAGGAGAAACTGTCCGTGAATCAAATGAATCAGTTTATTAATTCTCAGTGGCAACTATTGCCAACGCTTCTTCAAAATACCATCACAATGCCGTTTGAAGAAGAAAGTCCCAAACAAATTATTTTTGTTGGATCAGGAAGTTCGTTGAATGCTGCCAAAATGGCACAACGTTATTTTGAAACGTTCAGTCAACAATCATTGCTTTTTTTCAATGTTCAACAATATAAAAAGCAAGGAGCTTTGTTAGATCCGCATTATCTAGTAGCTATTTCTCAAACAGGCAATAGCTTGGCAACACTTGAGTGTCTTCATTTAGCAAGTGAGAACAAAAACACAACAATCTTTCTCAGTGCAACAAGGGATGAAGAAAAGCGACAGTATGCAGATTATTTTATAGACTTATGTTGTGCAGAAGAGCAAATTGGACCGAAAACAGTTGGTTTTACGGCTACGTTTATTCGATTAGTTCAATTAGCTTTAGCATTTAACAAAGATCAGGAAGACCGCATATCTGAGGAAATCTTTGTAAGTTTTAAAGAATGTATTCAAAAAATGCCTAAAATGAAGGAAATAACTCTTCAATGGCTAAAAGAAAATCCCCATTGGGCAAATGCACCTTATTTGACAATTACAGCAGATGATGCCCTTTTAGGGGTGATAGAAGAAGGTGCTTTAAAGGTGTTGGAAACATTGAGAATCCCAGTCATGGCCTATGAAATTGGGGAGTTTACACATGGACCGCATCGATTAATCAAAGAGGGCTCTTACCATA from Enterococcus faecalis includes the following:
- a CDS encoding PTS system mannose/fructose/sorbose family transporter subunit IID, with the translated sequence MAEKIQLTKKDRLAVAWRSTFIQGSWNYERMQNGGWAFSMIPAIKKLYKTKEERSAALKRHLEFFNTHPYIASPILGVTLALEEERANGAPVDDVAIQGVKVGMMGPLAGVGDPVFWFTVRPMLGALGASLAMGGNILGPILFFVAWNLIRWSFMWYTQEFGYKAGSKITDDLSGGLLQDITKGASILGMFVLAALVQRWVSIKFLPIVSQVKLDKGAYIEWDKLPAGGEGMHKAFEQVNQGLALSPTKVTTLQDNLDQLIPGLAPLLLTFLCMWLLKKKVSPIVIILGLFVVGVVGHLIGLL
- a CDS encoding RidA family protein, which translates into the protein MKTIKTKQAPQAIGPYSQAKIVNGLLITSGQIPLDPETGKVVGTTIKEQTNQVLKNIQGILTEAGSDFAHVVKTTCYLQNMADFTAFNEVYAEYFSAEYPARTTIEISKLPMDVLVEIEIIAEVVA
- a CDS encoding MalY/PatB family protein — translated: MKSVSFDKAIDRRGTYCTQWDFVEDRFGEADLLPFTISDTDFAVPEAVLATLQERLNHPVFGYTRWNHPQLKEAIQTWYQTRFQTKIEEHWIMYTQTVIYGISALIQLLTNEGEGIILQTPAYDAFFKVIQENKRQVVANELLYQEKRYSIDFIDLEKKLAQPENRCLLLCSPHNPTGRVWEQWELERIVSLCQQYDVFLLSDEIHMDIVNKGHVHRPITQFDYKKSAIITSGTKTFNFPGLIFAYALIPDNELRDAFQLKLKNADGLSSTSILGMLATMTAYQKCGTWVDELNDYLAENQRYVKDFLQTYLPKIKVTELEATYLMWLDVSAAVPDVARLQEALVSVGKVAIMDGSIYGGNGQRFLRLNIGCSQTKLHEGLERMRQGFEAVLQKDGTASALGNN
- a CDS encoding mannose/fructose/sorbose PTS transporter subunit IIA; translation: MVGIILASHGEFAEGILQSGAMIFGEQENVKAVTLMPSEGPDDVKAKMQEAIASFDNQDEVLFLVDLWGGTPFNQANSLLEDHKDKWAIVAGMNLPMVIEAYASRFSMESAQEIATHILETAKDGVKVKPEELQPAEAPKAAATEDAQPKGSLPPGTVVGDGKIKFVLARIDSRLLHGQVATAWTKATQPNRIIVVSDAVAKDDLRKKLIEQAAPPGVKANVIPISKMIEVAKDPRFGNTKALLLFENPEDVLKVVEGGVEIPEVNVGSMAHSVGKVVVSKVLSMGQEDVDTFDELKAKGIKFDVRKVPNDSKANMDEILKKAKNELANA
- a CDS encoding HdeD family acid-resistance protein encodes the protein MEQRQHHGMDWGSLVLGILFVLTALISFQNPAGNLIAIVMVFAIFAIIKGIFEIFVRNRMKELLGYKAYAPIILGIIDILIGVYLLFNLNIGVAVLPFVFAIWFLFDSIFGLFTLDFAKRVSTGYFWFTLIVDVLGIILGVMLLFNPLSSALTLSFLVGFYFMMFGISNIVYAFR
- a CDS encoding DUF956 family protein yields the protein MVQSLNTKVDLVIDATAFTGLTDYGQIMIGDRGFEFYHAKDPRKFIQIPWEEVDYVLASVMFKGKWIPRYAIQTKKNGTYTFASKEPKRVLRAIREYVDPDHMVQSLSFFDVIKRGILSIGKKKK
- a CDS encoding PTS mannose/fructose/sorbose transporter subunit IIC; this translates as MSVISIILVLLVAFLAGMEGILDEFQFHQPLVACTLIGLVTGNLEAGIVLGGTLQMIALGWANIGAAVAPDAALASVASAIILVLGGQGVKGVPSAIAIAVPLAVAGLFLTMIVRTVAVPIVHMMDAAAEKGNIKQVEMLHIFAVCLQGIRIAIPAGALLFIPADTVRNFLESMPAWLTDGMAIGGGMVVAVGYALVINMMATKEVWPFFIIGFVVAAISQLTLIALGALGVALALIYLNLSKMGGSSNSNGGGNSGDPLGDILNDY
- a CDS encoding mannose/fructose/sorbose PTS transporter subunit IIB — its product is MVMDIRLARIDDRLIHGQVATVWAKLTNINRILVVSDSVAHDNLRKALLVQAAPPGVKVNVITVQKMIDVYPDPRFDSFRSMLLFTNPLDVKRVVEGGVQLTSVNIGGMSFSTGKRMITNAVAVDANDLKAFLFLNEQGIELEIRKVAADSQVNLMDLLKKERSKENNAS
- a CDS encoding MurR/RpiR family transcriptional regulator, with amino-acid sequence MSTEGLIALLEKKRNHLSKIENQVLDYILTHMTEISSQTIYEVAQALFVSTATISRTAKHLGYRGFQELKYAIVQSVQSESTESDSRSFQAITQQLIANVQDSFQQMDEAKVAEMLKMIERANTIEVFGVGGSFPICTDFARKLTFLGKKAYARSDWDEQAAAVKNLDGQDLAIFVSYTGETKGILAYARVAQEQQVPMISLISTKGSTLEKLSTTTLFAKGTTRYHQRVDLSSRIAVICLFDTVLLMYAEAKQPR